The Polaribacter sp. Q13 sequence AGAAGCATAGATTTTAAAATGGCCATCATCAAAAGAAAAAGTACCTTGTTTTTTTTCGAGATTAATGATATTGGCATTTTGAACTGCACCCAAAGAGTCGGTAACTTTGCCAGAAAGCAATATTTTTGTTTCTTGTGATAAAGAAGTAAAAGTTATGAAGAGTATAAAAAGTGGAAGCAGTCTTTTTACCATACATTTTTAACTTATTCTTCTTTTAGGATTTTTAAATATGGGATACTTTCTTTCTGAAATATTTCTATCAGTTTTAAAATTTTATTTTCGTTATATATTTTATCGAGATCTAAATAATCACAATAGTCTAAAAAATGAAAATATTTTTCTTTCGGTATTTTTAATTTTTCAAAGAAAAAATCTTCTCCAAGTTCTGATAGTATTTTGTTTCTAAATGCTTTTTTACGATCGAATTTTTCATCAAGTAATTGTGATTTTTCAAATTTCTTAGAAGAAAACAGGCCCTGTATGAGTCCTCCTGCATTAATGCCAGAATAAGAATTAGCAACGGTATTTACTGGGGTAGATTTTACTCTATCATTAGCGTCTATTCTATGGTCTACTATAGAAAAATCTACATTAGAAAAATCCATATTGCTTTTTAATAAAGCATACTTTTCTTCAGTAGGTATGTTTTTAACATCTAAAGCCAATTTACCAGTTAAATTATTTCTTTTTAATTCAAATTCATCCAGAACATACGTATTAAATTTTAGTCTTACTATTAGGGCTTTGTTATCTATTATTTCTTTATTGATGGTTATTATTTGGGTAACGTGTTGTATCGTAGAAAACCTTAAAGAATCGCCCAAAGAAACATGAATTTGAAAACGACCATCATCAAAAGAAAAAGTACCTTGATTTGTTTTTAAGTTGATGATATTTGCTCTTTTAACAACGCCCAAAGAGTCCAAAACTCTTCCAGCTATTAACGTTTGTCTTTCTTGGGCCAAAGAAGTTAGGGTTGTAAAAAATAAAAAAAGTTGAAATAGTTTTTTTTCCATTGAGTGGTGCTAATGATCGGTTAAATATAAATCTTCATTTACTATTTTGCGAGGAAAAAGTTTACTTTCCTTCATTAATAATTTTAGTACATCTAATTTATTATCTCTTTTAAAAATACGAATTATATTTTTATCGATGCAATAATTTAGAAATTGATTTATATAAACTTTTTGAATTTTTAAGTCTGTAATAAAAAAGTCATCAGTAAAATGTTTCCTAATTTTTTCTAGTTCAGTATCTTCTAAAGCCATTTCCTTTAGCAGTTTTTCTCTTTTCTTATTTCCGTTAATAGTATTTATTAAATTGCCTAAATTGATGGAAGTACCAGAGCGGAATTTTACAAGAGATTTATCTTCATTTATAGTGGTATTTGCATAAGGTAAATTCAGTTTTGCTGCATTTACAACAGGTCCTTTATAAGTTGTTATTTCTGGATCTCTATAAAAAATACTTTCTTGTTTTTCTAGTACAATTTCTTTTAAAACAACGGTATTTTCTTCTAGTTGAATGTTTAAGTTTCTAGCAGAAATTATGTTATCTGTAATTACAATTTGTTTGTGTTTGTATTTTAAATGAGAGTAAAATAAGGTATCTCCAATTTTAACAGGTATTTCAAAAAAACCATGATCGTTGGTAATCGTACCAATGTTAGAGTTTTTATTTACAATATGTACATCTGCAATAGCCAAACTATCTAAAACAGTTGTACCTGTAATAAAAGTCCTTTTTTCTTGAGCCTCTAAAATAGGAATGCTAATAAGAAAAGTGAATATGGCTAACAATTTTTTCATTCTTACAAAGAACGTCGTAAAGTGTCATAAAACTCTATTAAGAGAATTGTAAACTTGTGTTAAAAGAACGCTTAAAATTCTTAT is a genomic window containing:
- a CDS encoding carboxypeptidase-like regulatory domain-containing protein, producing MKKLLAIFTFLISIPILEAQEKRTFITGTTVLDSLAIADVHIVNKNSNIGTITNDHGFFEIPVKIGDTLFYSHLKYKHKQIVITDNIISARNLNIQLEENTVVLKEIVLEKQESIFYRDPEITTYKGPVVNAAKLNLPYANTTINEDKSLVKFRSGTSINLGNLINTINGNKKREKLLKEMALEDTELEKIRKHFTDDFFITDLKIQKVYINQFLNYCIDKNIIRIFKRDNKLDVLKLLMKESKLFPRKIVNEDLYLTDH